A single window of Opisthocomus hoazin isolate bOpiHoa1 chromosome 5, bOpiHoa1.hap1, whole genome shotgun sequence DNA harbors:
- the RPIA gene encoding ribose-5-phosphate isomerase isoform X2 has translation MRLPGRLGPLRSTALAARPPGRGRAGPAAGRRRFSRGRLGGTMAEQAKRLAACAAVDRHVQNNQVLGIGSGSTIVHAVHRLAERVKQENLTIVCIPTSFQARQLILQNGLTLSDLDRHPELDVAIDGADEVDSDLNLIKGGGGCLTQEKIVAGYAKCFIVIADYRKKSERLGEQWKKGIPIEVIPMAYVPITRALTKNFGGAAELRMAVSKAGPVVTDNGNFILDWKFDKVHEWSEVNTAIKMIPGVVETGLFINMAEVVYFGMEDGSVSVREKQPR, from the exons ATGCGGCTCCCCGGCCGGCTCGGCCCGCTCCGCAGCACGGCCCTggccgcccggccgccggggaggggcagagcggggccggcggcggggaggcgccGCTTCTCCCGCGGGCGGCTCGGCGGCACCATGGCGGAGCAGGCCAAGCGGCTGGCCGCCTGCGCGGCCGTGGACCGGCACGTCCAg AACAACCAAGTTCTTGGGATCGGAAGCGGCTCTACCATTGTCCACGCGGTGCATCGATTAG ctgAGCGGGTTAAACAGGAGAACCTGACGATTGTCTGCATCCCTACGTCTTTTCAG GCCCGTCAGCTGATCCTGCAAAACGGCTTAACGTTAAGTGACTTGGACCGACATCCAGAG CTCGACGTTGCGATCGATGGAGCGGATGAAGTGGACTCTGACCTCAACCTTATCAAAGGTGGCGG TGGTTGCTTGACACAGGAGAAGATAGTTGCAGGATATGCAAAATGCTTCATTGTTATTGCTGATTACAG GAAAAAATCAGAGCGCCTCGGGGAGCAGTGGAAGAAGGGAATTCCTATCGAAGTCATCCCCATGGCTTACGTCCCCATCACCAGAGCCCTGACCAAAAACTTCGGAGGCGCGGCAGAGCTGCGGATGGCTGTTAGCAAAGCG GGCCCGGTGGTGACGGACAATGGGAACTTCATCCTGGACTGGAAGTTCGACAAGGTTCATGAATGGAGTGAAGTGAACACCGCTATAAAAATGATACCAG GTGTGGTGGAGACCGGGCTCTTCATCAACATGGCAGAGGTGGTGTACTTTGGCATGGAGGACGGCTCGGTCAGCGTGCGGGAGAAGCAGCCTCGCTGA